One Castanea sativa cultivar Marrone di Chiusa Pesio chromosome 4, ASM4071231v1 DNA window includes the following coding sequences:
- the LOC142631246 gene encoding fatty acid amide hydrolase-like, with protein MGLFKDQGVVYKPVEEVDLGPKSDHVYLRANVKAPRMAGLLVKIFTWFLESRIFGTLLVYILKKNNLIHKLVTNARLEESPLFVPLHPFEDLKEQEVKCIDSKLSPPEQVQQAMDCLPNSSEKSLRGLQPSFQHWTILDYSKAYNLKEITPRMVAERFIAAVHESSNPPSQMSFFINYNAEDILRQADESTLRYEQGKPISILDGIPIAIKDEIDCSPYPTTGGTKWLHKVRPCTGDASCVKCLRLCGAILVGKTNMHELGAGTSGINPHYGATRNPYDISKIAGGSSSGSAAVVAAGLCPVALGVDGGGSVRMPAALCGVVGLKPTFGRIPHNGVLPLNWTVGMVGILAGTIEDAFIVYAAMNGQLLPDQPTRPKLYFPLLNPTKSISDVKMATYAEWFNDCSDDIRTCCSQALDKLQEHYSWKIVKVTIPEIEVMRLAHYSTIGSECSTSLSSHLEKLKPEEIGWDARVALSVYGSFSSKEYIKAQKIRNRQMQFHMKIFAEADVIVSPTTGVTAYPIQDDASETGELDYINGAALVRYSIAGNFLGLPAVTVPVGYDKLGLPIGLQFIGQPWSEPTLIHIASAMQAICKPDYRKPEVFYNLLKKD; from the exons ATGGGGTTGTTCAAGGATCAAGGGGTGGTTTACAAGCCAGTGGAGGAGGTTGATCTTGGTCCTAAGAGTGATCATGTCTATCTCCGTGCCAATGTTAAAG CTCCTAGAATGGCTGGACTTCTGGTCAAAATTTTCACCTGGTTTCTGGAGtcacgaatctttgggacattATTGGTGTACATATTGAAGAAAAACAATCTAATTCACAAG CTCGTAACAAATGCGCGGCTAGAGGAGTCACCTCTCTTTGTTCCCTTACATCCTTTCGAAG ATCTTAAAGAACAAGAAGTCAAATGCATAGATTCTAAATTATCTCCACCTGAACAAGTTCAACAGGCAATGGATTGTTTGCCTAATTCTTCAGAAAAGAGTTTACGTGGTTTACAACCTTCTTTTCAACATTGGACAATACTGGACTATTCAAAAGCCTATAATTTGAAAGAAATAACTCCTCGGATG GTAGCGGAGCGATTTATAGCTGCTGTGCATGAATCTTCTAATCCTCCATCACAGATGTCATTCTTTATAAACTATAATGCTGAAGATATTTTGAGGCAAGCAGATGAATCAACTCTTCGGTATGAACAAG GAAAGCCAATATCCATTCTAGATGGAATCCCAATTGCTATCAAGGATGAAATAGATTGTTCTCCATATCCTACTACAG GAGGAACAAAGTGGCTGCACAAAGTAAGACCTTGTACAGGTGATGCAAGCTGTGTTAAGTGCCTCAGATTATGTGGTGCCATACTTGTTGGGAAGACCAACATGCATGAACTTGGGGCCGGAACAAGTGGGATAAATCCTCACTATGG GGCTACTAGAAATCCATATGACATTAGCAAGATTGCTGGTGGTTCTTCTAGTGGATCTGCTGCAGTGGTGGCTGCAGGATTGTGCCCTGTTGCCCTTGGTGTTGATGGGGGAG GATCTGTGCGGATGCCTGCAGCTCTTTGTGGTGTAGTAGGTTTAAAACCAACTTTTGGGCGCATACCTCATAATGG TGTTCTTCCTTTGAACTGGACAGTAGGGATGGTTGGAATCTTAGCAGGCACCATTGAGGATGCATTTATTGT TTATGCAGCTATGAATGGACAACTTCTACCAGATCAACCCACCAGA CCCAAATTGTACTTTCCATTGCTCAACCCAACTAAATCTATCTCTGATGTCAAAATGGCAACGTATGCAGAG TGGTTTAATGATTGTAGTGATGATATAAGAACATGCTGTTCTCAAGCTTTAGACAAGCTTCAGGAGCACTACAGTTGGAAG ATTGTAAAGGTGACTATACCGGAGATAGAAGTGATGCGTCTGGCacattattcaacaattggatcTGAGTGTAGCACTTCACTTAGTTCTCATCTGGAAAAGCT GAAGCCTGAAGAAATAGGATGGGATGCAAGGGTAGCACTTAGCGTGTATGGTTCTTTCAGTAGCAAGGAGTATATAAAGGCGCAGAAAATTAG GAACCGCCAGATGCAGTTTCATATGAAAATATTTGCTGAGGCAGATGTCATTGTTTCACCAACAACAGG CGTAACCGCATACCCAATACAGGATGATGCTTCAGAAACTGGTGAACTGGACTACATAAATGGAG CTGCCCTAGTTCGGTATTCAATAGCAGGAAATTTTCTAGGATTGCCTGCAGTGACTGTTCCA GTTGGATATGACAAATTGGGTTTGCCAATTGGCCTTCAGTTTATTGGGCAGCCATGGTCCGAACCAACATTAATTCACATAGCATCTGCAATGCAG GCCATCTGCAAGCCAGACTACAGAAAGCCAGAGGTTTTCTATAATCTGCTgaaaaaggattag